In Haliotis asinina isolate JCU_RB_2024 chromosome 16, JCU_Hal_asi_v2, whole genome shotgun sequence, the following are encoded in one genomic region:
- the LOC137268336 gene encoding uncharacterized protein codes for MPRKKKVVIGSRRKGYSKRGPKQRSSALSDHSYSSVQTTVLDDCRSRDTLWDRAWKSFFIALSDEPTDDPCQEATDSDGCSADEFFVILDKVHQYHPDNNVDEFVVILQYHRYQQYLKMKKELLQHVDELGNFTIARNQRENITIVQFYDSDLGSVQLSVVIKPSFTATIYAHRRDIGPNHEFWIGLPTFFSTLSDVKKLLSKLSTYHVCVGNYEDRFADMVPVGAGISKGAISTISAYREGDFGANINGIAYTSTIRSMKCQFLVSQRDRCSHCSKYRATLRANARRDAVKQNFSQIKVIGSSVLQPICGNISSKRPHTAMTVDDTALPRRKQKRV; via the exons ATGCCCAGGAAAAAGAAAGTTGTTATTGGCAGTCGTCGGAAGGGCTATTCAAAGAGAGGTCCGAAACAACGTTCTTCTGCTCTCTCTGACCATTCCTATTCTTCAGTTCAGACAACTGTTCTTGATGATTGCAG ATCAAGAGATACACTGTGGGACAGAGCGTGGAAGTCCTTCTTCATTGCCCTCAGTGATGAACCTACAGATGACCCATGTCAAGAAGCAACAGACTCTGATGGTTGTTCTGCTGATGAATTCTTTGTTATTTTGGACAAAGTTCACCAGTATCATCCAGACAACAATGTGGATGAATTTGTTGTCATCCTACAGTACCACAGGTACCagcaatatttgaaaatgaaaaaggagCTGCTTCAACATGTAGATGAGCTTGGCAATTTTACAATTGCAAGAAACCAACGTGAAAACATTACAATTGTGCAGTTTTATGACAGTGACTTAGGCTCAGTCCAGCTTTCAGTAGTCATCAAGCCATCCTTTACAGCAACCATATATGCGCATCGACGTGACATTGGCCCAAATCATGAATTCTGGATTGGTTTGCCTACATTTTTCTCCACTCTTAGTGATGTGAAAAAACTTCTATCAAAACTGTCTACATACCATGTTTGTGTTGGCAATTACGAAGACAGATTTGCAGACATGGTTCCGGTTGGTGCGGGGATAAGTAAAGGAgctatttcaacaatatctgcCTACAGAGAAGGAGATTTTGGAGCTAACATAAATGGAATTGCTTATACTTCCACCATCAGATCCATGAAGTGTCAGTTCCTGGTGTCTCAGAGAGACCGTTGTAGCCATTGCAGTAAATACAGAGCCACACTCCGAGCAAATGCCAGAAGAGATGCTGTCAAACAGAACTTTTCACAGATAAAGGTCATTGGTTCATCTGTGCTCCAACCGATATGTGGCAACATATCCAGCAAGAGGCCACATACTGCCATGACAGTTGATGATACAGCACTCCCTAGGCGCAAACAGAAGCGTGTGTAA